A window from Magnetospirillum sp. 15-1 encodes these proteins:
- a CDS encoding xanthine dehydrogenase family protein subunit M: MTAIERYLAPAGLDDALAALAGGNATILAGGTDLMPQINAGKVAFRPILLNIRRIPELRAVEVSNGRITIGALVTINELKDNPLIAKAVPLLAEAADHFASDQVRNMGTIGGNVANASPAGDTLVPLLTLDAEVELASGAGRRNVPMAEFFTGPGRTVRRPDELITGLSIPLPRLRTVSRFVKFGTRPALDISAVSIGFAATLESGRLSDVRVAFGAVGPTPIRGRATEAVLEGAALDPERIAKAAATARDEVKPIDDLRASAWYRRELVHNLLGKVLSDVVSR, from the coding sequence ATGACCGCCATCGAACGCTACCTCGCCCCCGCCGGCCTCGACGACGCCCTTGCCGCGTTGGCGGGCGGAAACGCCACCATCCTGGCCGGCGGCACCGACCTGATGCCGCAGATCAATGCCGGCAAGGTCGCCTTCCGCCCCATCCTGCTCAATATCCGCCGCATCCCCGAATTGCGGGCGGTGGAGGTGAGCAACGGCCGCATCACCATCGGCGCGTTGGTCACCATCAACGAGCTGAAGGACAATCCGCTCATCGCCAAGGCGGTGCCGCTGCTGGCCGAGGCCGCCGATCATTTCGCCTCGGACCAGGTGCGCAACATGGGCACCATCGGCGGCAACGTCGCCAACGCCTCGCCGGCCGGCGACACCCTGGTGCCGCTATTGACGCTGGATGCCGAGGTGGAACTGGCGTCCGGCGCCGGACGCCGCAACGTGCCCATGGCCGAGTTCTTCACCGGGCCGGGACGGACGGTGCGCCGCCCCGACGAACTGATCACCGGCCTGTCCATACCGCTGCCCCGGCTGCGCACCGTGTCACGCTTCGTCAAGTTCGGCACGCGGCCGGCTCTCGACATCTCGGCGGTGTCCATCGGCTTTGCCGCCACCCTGGAAAGCGGGCGGCTGTCCGACGTGCGGGTGGCATTCGGCGCCGTGGGACCGACACCCATACGCGGGCGGGCCACCGAAGCCGTGCTGGAGGGCGCCGCCCTCGATCCCGAGCGGATCGCCAAGGCGGCCGCCACCGCCAGGGACGAGGTCAAGCCCATCGACGACCTGCGGGCCAGCGCCTGGTATCGCCGCGAACTGGTCCACAACCTCCTGGGAAAGGTGCTGAGCGATGTCGTCTCTCGTTGA
- a CDS encoding methylmalonyl-CoA mutase family protein, whose translation MSERKAASRRVVNESGIEIKTAYGAADVEASGGFSHIGEPGQYPFTRGIHAEMYRKRPWTMRQYAGFGNAADTNQRFKFLIANGQTGLNVAFDLPTQIGFDSDSPMAEGEVGRVGMAVDTLRDFEVAFDGIDLEQITVSLTVNGSAAILIAMYLVMAEKRGYDVAKLRGTAQNDILKEFIGRGTWIFPVEPSMKLVGDTIEYCAQHAPKYSPVSVCGYHIRESGANPAQEMAYAFCIAKAYADETLKRGLAIDEFAGRLSFNFNIFGNIFEQVAKFRAARGLWAKIMKEEYGAQDPGSMWMRMIAAGGGGGLTKEQPENNIVRGAYYALISALSGTQTMALCSYDEAYTIPTEHSARISLRTMQLLIEEMGLTETVDPLGGSWYVETLTNQMRDKMVETMADIDRRGGIVSLVAQGLAQAAVSAQAYQMQKRIESGDFPKVGVNCYREEEEEAKVEFHPYDEDDAKAQVAALDAIRAERDGRKVQAALDRVEADARAGANVMPALIEAVRTYASVGEITDRLVTVYGRYREPVVF comes from the coding sequence ATGAGCGAGCGGAAGGCAGCATCGCGCCGCGTGGTCAACGAATCCGGCATCGAGATCAAGACCGCCTATGGCGCCGCCGACGTCGAGGCCAGCGGCGGCTTCAGTCACATCGGCGAGCCGGGCCAATACCCCTTCACCCGCGGCATCCATGCCGAGATGTACCGCAAGCGGCCCTGGACCATGCGGCAGTACGCCGGCTTCGGCAACGCCGCCGATACCAACCAGCGCTTCAAGTTCCTGATCGCCAACGGCCAGACCGGCCTCAACGTCGCGTTCGACCTGCCCACCCAGATCGGCTTCGACTCCGACTCCCCCATGGCCGAGGGCGAGGTCGGACGCGTCGGCATGGCGGTCGACACGCTGCGTGATTTCGAGGTGGCCTTCGACGGCATCGACCTGGAACAGATCACCGTGTCGCTGACCGTCAACGGCTCGGCCGCCATTCTGATCGCCATGTATCTGGTGATGGCGGAAAAGCGCGGCTACGACGTGGCCAAGCTGCGCGGCACCGCCCAGAACGACATCCTGAAGGAGTTCATCGGGCGCGGCACCTGGATCTTCCCGGTGGAGCCGTCCATGAAGCTGGTGGGCGACACCATCGAGTACTGCGCCCAGCACGCCCCCAAATACAGCCCGGTCAGCGTCTGCGGCTATCACATCCGCGAATCGGGGGCCAACCCGGCGCAGGAGATGGCCTACGCGTTTTGCATCGCCAAGGCCTATGCCGACGAGACCTTGAAGCGCGGCCTCGCCATCGACGAATTCGCCGGACGCCTGTCCTTCAACTTCAACATCTTCGGCAACATCTTCGAGCAGGTGGCCAAGTTCCGCGCCGCCCGCGGCCTGTGGGCCAAGATCATGAAGGAGGAGTACGGCGCCCAGGACCCCGGCTCCATGTGGATGCGCATGATCGCCGCCGGCGGCGGCGGCGGCCTGACCAAGGAGCAGCCGGAAAACAACATCGTGCGCGGCGCCTATTACGCCCTGATCAGCGCGCTGTCGGGCACCCAGACCATGGCGCTGTGCTCCTACGACGAAGCCTACACCATCCCCACCGAGCATTCGGCCCGCATCTCGCTTCGCACCATGCAGTTGCTGATCGAGGAGATGGGTCTGACCGAGACGGTCGATCCCCTGGGCGGCTCCTGGTACGTCGAGACGCTGACCAACCAGATGCGCGACAAGATGGTCGAGACCATGGCCGACATCGACCGGCGCGGCGGCATCGTCTCGCTGGTGGCGCAAGGCCTGGCCCAGGCGGCGGTTTCCGCCCAGGCCTACCAGATGCAAAAGCGCATCGAATCGGGCGACTTCCCCAAGGTCGGCGTCAATTGCTACCGCGAGGAGGAGGAAGAGGCCAAGGTCGAGTTCCACCCCTATGACGAGGATGACGCCAAGGCCCAGGTCGCCGCGCTCGACGCCATCCGGGCCGAGCGCGACGGCCGCAAGGTGCAGGCGGCGCTCGACCGGGTCGAGGCCGACGCCCGTGCCGGGGCCAACGTCATGCCCGCCTTGATCGAGGCGGTTCGCACCTATGCCAGCGTCGGCGAGATCACCGACCGGCTGGTGACGGTCTACGGCCGCTACCGCGAACCCGTCGTATTCTGA
- a CDS encoding cobalamin-dependent protein (Presence of a B(12) (cobalamin)-binding domain implies dependence on cobalamin itself, in one of its several forms, or in some unusual lineages, dependence on a cobalamin-like analog.) — translation MSERRIRVLLAKPGLDGHDQGAKIVVRGLIDAGFEVIYTGLRQTPIAVANAALEEGVDVIGLSSMAGSHLPFCRKLRPLLDERGLGDKVCLIGGNIPATDHAELRALGFTGIFPTSSKIAAIVDFIKEHAQ, via the coding sequence ATGAGTGAACGCCGTATCCGCGTCCTGCTCGCCAAGCCCGGCCTGGACGGCCACGACCAGGGCGCCAAGATCGTGGTGCGCGGCCTGATCGATGCCGGGTTCGAGGTGATCTACACCGGCCTGCGCCAGACCCCCATCGCCGTCGCCAACGCCGCCCTGGAAGAAGGCGTCGACGTCATCGGCCTGTCCAGCATGGCCGGCTCCCACCTGCCGTTCTGCCGCAAGCTGCGGCCGCTGCTCGACGAGCGGGGCCTGGGCGACAAGGTCTGCCTGATCGGCGGCAACATTCCCGCCACCGACCACGCCGAGCTGCGCGCCCTGGGCTTCACCGGAATCTTCCCCACCAGTTCGAAAATCGCCGCCATCGTCGATTTCATCAAGGAGCATGCGCAATGA
- a CDS encoding acyl-CoA dehydrogenase family protein, with protein MDFDLTEEQRAIQETFARFVDREVAPAAAALDEAHQFPAELFAKLGELGFFAMRYPEEVGGAGVDLSTFCLALAEIARGSLSLAGAAAMQALMGTNFLWLLGNEDIHRRLLIPALLGEKIGAICMTEPNAGSDLGGIATSAVKVDGGWKISGQKTWITSAPMADFFTVFARAGAERKLTIFLVEKGSAGLAVGRSIEKMGVWALPTSEVAFDECFVPDSHMLSKDVGDGEGHLRRILSDIRIITGAMANGVARAALAEAIRYSTERKQFGKPIAAFQGVSFKLAEMATDLEAAEQLVRYAAWARDAGRPHAQQAAMAKLFATEAAARICDQAARVLASYGFAMEYPVQRYLRDIRFTLIGGGTSEILKLVIGKELTS; from the coding sequence ATGGATTTCGATCTGACCGAAGAACAGCGCGCCATCCAGGAGACCTTCGCCCGCTTCGTCGACCGCGAGGTGGCTCCGGCGGCCGCCGCGCTGGACGAGGCCCACCAGTTCCCCGCCGAGCTGTTCGCCAAGCTGGGCGAGTTGGGCTTCTTCGCCATGCGCTATCCGGAAGAGGTGGGCGGGGCGGGCGTGGACCTGTCCACCTTCTGCCTGGCCCTGGCCGAGATCGCCCGCGGCTCGCTGTCCCTGGCCGGGGCGGCGGCCATGCAGGCGCTGATGGGCACCAATTTCCTGTGGCTGCTGGGCAACGAGGATATCCACCGCCGCCTGCTGATCCCCGCCCTGCTGGGCGAGAAGATCGGCGCCATCTGCATGACCGAGCCCAATGCCGGCTCGGACCTGGGGGGCATCGCCACCAGTGCGGTCAAGGTCGATGGCGGCTGGAAGATCAGCGGCCAGAAGACCTGGATCACCTCGGCGCCCATGGCCGATTTCTTCACGGTGTTCGCCCGCGCCGGCGCCGAGCGCAAGCTGACCATCTTCCTGGTGGAGAAGGGCTCGGCGGGCCTCGCCGTCGGCCGCTCCATCGAGAAGATGGGGGTGTGGGCCTTGCCGACCTCGGAAGTCGCGTTCGACGAATGCTTCGTGCCCGACTCCCACATGCTGAGCAAGGACGTGGGCGACGGCGAGGGGCATCTGCGCCGGATTCTCTCGGACATCCGCATCATCACCGGAGCCATGGCCAACGGCGTCGCCCGTGCCGCCCTGGCCGAGGCGATCCGCTATTCCACCGAGCGCAAGCAGTTCGGCAAGCCCATCGCCGCCTTCCAGGGCGTATCGTTCAAGCTGGCCGAAATGGCCACCGACCTGGAAGCGGCCGAGCAACTGGTGCGCTACGCCGCCTGGGCGAGGGACGCGGGGCGCCCCCACGCCCAGCAGGCGGCCATGGCCAAGCTGTTCGCCACCGAGGCCGCCGCGCGGATCTGCGATCAGGCCGCCCGTGTCCTCGCCTCCTACGGTTTCGCCATGGAATACCCGGTGCAGCGCTATCTGCGCGACATCCGCTTCACCCTGATCGGGGGAGGCACCAGCGAAATCCTCAAGCTCGTCATCGGTAAGGAGCTGACGTCATGA
- a CDS encoding hydantoinase B/oxoprolinase family protein: MTAVDPILLSVYARTFKSITDEMSISVQKTTRSPILCEAKDFVTGLYDADGNMLEQTENLPILAFSLAPVCKYILKYFEGDIHPGDVIFHNDVFSMGNQNNDVAVYKPIFQGDTLVGWTAVKGHQADIGGNVPGGYNPNAKEVWQEALRIPPVKIYDRGVFRKDVWDLIFANIRLDIVQHDMRAQMGACTVGERRFLELLSKYGLDSFKAHKTALFEATRRMMEAEIAKIPNGRYSGEGKVYYDGHHVGSEFTIRVDIIVEDRKVRFDYTRTDPQTDGFVNGTFTSSASATVLTLLQMVNPDIPHNEGMIQPIEIIIPEGTILNASYPKATTFGNHLCPPNADAIIRALAPVIPDRVTAGWNNLLCSLTTGIDPEKGEKYVDIGFMGLKGGSGAMNGTDGYDHIGMIDASGGLLDQDYEMFEQTTPHLLVKHEYLTDSAGPGQWRGGLGVETIFTIGSDDTQLVTFGDGDFEPAFGLFGGGEGTLNLIELTYPDGTRVVPRNKDLITGVPKGTVYRQLAGGGGGYGPAARRDRALLGREVRDGIISPQAARAAYGWEG, translated from the coding sequence ATGACCGCTGTCGATCCCATCCTGCTGTCGGTTTACGCCCGCACCTTCAAGTCGATCACCGACGAGATGAGCATCTCGGTCCAGAAGACCACCCGCTCGCCCATCCTGTGCGAGGCCAAGGACTTCGTCACCGGGCTGTACGACGCCGACGGCAACATGCTGGAGCAGACCGAGAATCTGCCGATCCTGGCCTTCTCGCTGGCGCCCGTCTGCAAGTACATCCTGAAGTACTTCGAGGGCGACATTCACCCCGGCGACGTCATCTTCCACAACGACGTCTTCTCCATGGGCAACCAGAACAACGACGTCGCCGTCTACAAGCCCATCTTCCAGGGCGACACCCTGGTGGGCTGGACCGCCGTCAAGGGCCATCAGGCCGATATCGGCGGTAACGTGCCCGGCGGCTACAACCCCAACGCCAAGGAAGTGTGGCAGGAGGCGCTGCGCATCCCGCCGGTCAAGATCTATGACCGGGGCGTGTTCCGTAAGGACGTCTGGGACCTGATCTTCGCCAACATCCGTCTCGACATCGTCCAGCACGACATGCGCGCCCAGATGGGCGCCTGCACCGTGGGCGAACGCCGCTTCCTGGAACTGCTCTCCAAGTACGGCCTGGACAGCTTCAAGGCCCACAAGACGGCGCTGTTCGAGGCGACAAGGCGCATGATGGAGGCCGAGATCGCCAAGATCCCCAACGGCCGCTATTCCGGCGAGGGCAAGGTCTATTACGACGGCCACCACGTGGGCAGCGAGTTCACCATCCGGGTCGACATCATCGTCGAGGACCGCAAGGTGCGCTTCGACTACACCCGCACCGACCCGCAGACCGACGGCTTCGTCAACGGCACCTTCACCTCGTCGGCCTCGGCCACGGTGCTGACCCTGCTGCAGATGGTCAATCCCGACATTCCCCACAACGAGGGAATGATCCAGCCCATCGAGATCATCATTCCCGAAGGCACCATCCTCAACGCCAGCTATCCCAAGGCCACCACCTTCGGCAACCACCTGTGCCCGCCCAATGCCGACGCCATCATCCGCGCCCTGGCGCCGGTGATTCCCGACCGGGTGACCGCCGGGTGGAACAACCTGCTGTGCTCGCTGACCACCGGCATCGACCCGGAAAAGGGCGAGAAGTACGTGGATATCGGCTTCATGGGCCTCAAGGGCGGTTCGGGCGCCATGAACGGCACCGACGGCTACGACCATATCGGCATGATCGACGCCTCGGGCGGCCTGTTGGACCAGGATTACGAGATGTTCGAGCAGACCACGCCCCACCTGCTGGTCAAGCACGAATACCTCACCGACTCGGCCGGTCCGGGCCAGTGGCGCGGCGGCCTGGGGGTGGAGACCATCTTCACCATCGGTTCCGACGACACCCAACTGGTGACCTTCGGCGACGGCGATTTCGAACCGGCCTTCGGCCTGTTCGGCGGCGGCGAGGGAACGCTCAACCTGATCGAGCTGACCTATCCCGACGGCACCCGCGTGGTGCCGCGCAACAAGGACCTGATCACCGGCGTGCCCAAGGGCACCGTCTATCGCCAACTGGCGGGCGGCGGCGGCGGCTATGGCCCGGCGGCCCGGCGCGACCGGGCGTTGCTGGGCCGCGAGGTCCGCGACGGCATCATTTCACCCCAGGCGGCACGGGCCGCCTATGGTTGGGAAGGCTGA
- a CDS encoding hydantoinase/oxoprolinase family protein: protein MTTKIGIDVGGTFTDFFVAEAGCEPRIHKVLSTPHDPSIAVLTGLEEIAASRKPAMALAEYIRSVDTIVHGTTVTTNATLTHTGAKCGLITTEGVRDALEMRRGIREEQYNNRYTNVPPLVERYLRVGTGGRMDRAGREVAPLAIADVEAAIALFRREGVEAVAICFMNAFANPAHERQAAELVRKHLPEAYLTVSSDLLPSIRFYDRISTTALNSYVGPKLSRYLDQLTGRLKGIGFDGLLLITQSNGGVMAPEVAREKSALTLLSGPAGGPGAGLAYANVHGQNRCITTDMGGTSFEASMAVDAPVMVNDGEIARHRIALPMLGIHTIGAGGGSIGWIDEGGMLRMGPQSAGADPGPACYGKGGTKPTSTDANLVLGYLNPGFFAGGRMSLDLAAAERAISEHVAKPLGLSVVEAAAGMYRIICNNMAQGVREVTIKRGFDPREFPMIVAGGAGPIHSCLISEELEMPFQIVPRESSVLCAYGMLMGDIRHDFVRTFVSRLDGLDWPKLKAVIAEMAKDGDDLLDSERIAADRRRVAVKLDCRYLKQYHEVSFEVPLALIEAGDTAAVTRLFHAEHNRLYGYSLEEQKVPAEIINVRVQAVGITDKPTGRNEPYAGPDGSAAIKGERMVYVPEDKAFRSVPVYDGHKLKHGNRVAGPAMIEEITTAIFVSASFDGVCDRTGSFALYRKGREDLVANILKGA from the coding sequence ATGACCACCAAGATCGGTATCGACGTCGGCGGCACCTTCACCGACTTCTTTGTCGCCGAGGCCGGGTGCGAGCCGAGGATTCACAAGGTCCTGTCCACCCCCCACGACCCGTCCATCGCGGTGCTTACCGGCCTGGAGGAGATCGCCGCCAGCCGCAAGCCGGCCATGGCGCTGGCCGAGTATATCCGCAGCGTCGACACCATCGTCCACGGTACCACGGTGACCACCAACGCCACCCTGACCCATACCGGGGCCAAGTGCGGGCTGATCACCACCGAAGGGGTGCGCGACGCCCTGGAGATGCGCCGAGGCATCCGCGAGGAGCAGTACAACAACCGCTACACCAACGTGCCGCCGCTGGTGGAACGCTATCTGCGCGTCGGAACCGGCGGACGCATGGACCGGGCGGGGCGGGAAGTGGCTCCCCTGGCCATAGCCGACGTCGAAGCCGCCATCGCGCTGTTCCGGCGCGAAGGCGTCGAGGCGGTGGCCATCTGCTTCATGAACGCCTTCGCCAACCCGGCCCACGAGCGCCAGGCGGCGGAACTGGTGCGCAAACACCTGCCCGAGGCGTACCTGACCGTTTCCTCCGACCTGCTGCCGTCCATCCGCTTCTACGACCGCATCAGCACCACGGCGCTCAACTCCTATGTGGGACCCAAGCTCAGCCGCTATCTCGACCAGTTGACCGGGCGCCTCAAGGGCATCGGCTTCGACGGGCTGCTGCTGATCACCCAGTCCAACGGCGGCGTCATGGCGCCCGAGGTGGCACGCGAGAAGTCGGCGCTGACCCTGCTGTCGGGACCGGCGGGCGGCCCCGGCGCCGGCCTGGCCTATGCCAACGTCCACGGTCAGAACCGCTGCATCACCACCGATATGGGCGGCACCAGCTTCGAGGCCTCCATGGCCGTCGATGCCCCGGTCATGGTCAATGACGGCGAGATCGCGCGGCACCGCATCGCCCTGCCCATGCTGGGCATCCACACCATCGGCGCCGGCGGCGGCTCCATCGGCTGGATCGACGAGGGCGGCATGCTGCGCATGGGGCCGCAATCGGCGGGCGCCGATCCCGGCCCGGCCTGCTACGGCAAGGGCGGGACAAAGCCGACCTCCACCGACGCCAATCTGGTGCTGGGCTACCTCAATCCCGGCTTCTTCGCCGGCGGCCGCATGAGCCTGGACCTCGCCGCCGCCGAGCGCGCCATCTCCGAGCACGTCGCCAAGCCGCTGGGCCTGTCGGTGGTCGAGGCGGCGGCGGGCATGTACCGCATCATCTGCAACAACATGGCCCAGGGCGTGCGCGAGGTCACCATCAAGCGCGGCTTCGACCCGCGCGAGTTCCCGATGATCGTGGCGGGCGGCGCCGGCCCCATCCATTCCTGCCTGATCTCGGAGGAGTTGGAGATGCCCTTCCAGATCGTGCCGCGCGAATCCTCGGTGCTGTGCGCCTACGGCATGCTGATGGGCGACATCCGGCACGACTTCGTCCGCACCTTCGTGTCGCGCCTGGACGGTCTGGACTGGCCGAAGCTCAAGGCGGTGATCGCCGAGATGGCCAAGGACGGCGACGACCTGCTGGACAGCGAGCGCATCGCCGCCGACCGCCGCCGGGTCGCCGTCAAGCTGGATTGCCGCTACCTCAAGCAGTACCACGAGGTTTCGTTCGAGGTGCCCTTGGCGCTGATCGAGGCGGGCGACACCGCCGCCGTCACCCGCCTGTTCCATGCCGAGCACAACCGGCTCTACGGCTACTCGCTGGAAGAACAGAAGGTCCCGGCCGAGATCATCAACGTGCGGGTGCAGGCGGTGGGCATCACCGACAAGCCCACGGGCCGCAACGAGCCCTATGCCGGGCCGGACGGCTCGGCGGCCATCAAGGGCGAGCGCATGGTCTACGTCCCCGAGGACAAGGCCTTCCGCTCGGTTCCCGTCTATGACGGCCACAAGCTGAAGCACGGCAACCGGGTCGCCGGCCCGGCCATGATCGAGGAAATCACCACCGCCATCTTCGTCTCGGCCTCGTTCGACGGGGTCTGCGACCGCACCGGCTCGTTCGCGCTCTACCGCAAGGGGCGCGAGGACCTGGTGGCCAACATCCTGAAGGGGGCCTGA
- a CDS encoding AMP-binding protein, giving the protein MNLSDWIERWAGFAADKPALRYEGAELTYGGLARHIARISGALSATLGIRRGERVAWLGLNNAESIALLFACARIGAIFTPLNWRLTPVEHLALMADSEPSLLVVEPEFADAIAAKRVVITGPRLACTGGPRSGWLDWDAMVEAAPLLGGGEGRYEDPLLLCYTSGTTGQPKGAVHTQDGMLWNAINSTQMHDLTSQDRVLTTLPIFHVGGLNIQTMPALHAGATVTLHRRFDAATTLATLVDERITLAVLVPTQLDLLLAEPDWGSADLSALRCITTGSTIIPAGLVRTIQARGIPVIQIFGSTETGPVAVFQRVADSGRVGVAGHCAVHCEMRLVDGEGNDVPSGRSGEVLIKGRNIMIGYWRDEAATRAALKDGWFATGDIGHLDDNGFLIIDDRKKEMIISGGENIFPAALEAILAECPDIEEAAVVGRPDERWGEIPVAVVVPRPGTRLTEEGVMALFRDKVARYKHPRAVIFTDHLPRTSIGKLVKADIRKLARQTPPSST; this is encoded by the coding sequence ATGAATCTGTCCGATTGGATCGAGCGCTGGGCGGGCTTCGCCGCCGACAAGCCGGCGCTCCGCTATGAAGGCGCCGAGCTGACCTATGGCGGCCTCGCCCGCCATATCGCCCGCATCAGCGGCGCCCTGTCGGCGACGCTGGGCATCCGGCGCGGCGAGCGGGTGGCGTGGCTGGGCCTCAACAACGCCGAAAGCATCGCCCTGCTGTTCGCCTGCGCCCGGATCGGCGCCATCTTCACGCCGCTCAACTGGCGCCTCACCCCGGTGGAGCATCTGGCGCTGATGGCCGATTCCGAGCCGTCCCTGCTGGTGGTCGAGCCCGAATTCGCCGACGCCATCGCCGCCAAGCGGGTGGTGATCACCGGCCCCCGGCTGGCCTGCACCGGCGGTCCGCGCTCGGGCTGGCTGGACTGGGACGCCATGGTCGAGGCCGCGCCGCTGCTGGGCGGCGGCGAGGGCCGCTACGAGGACCCGCTGCTGCTGTGCTACACCTCGGGCACCACCGGCCAGCCCAAGGGCGCCGTCCACACCCAGGACGGCATGCTGTGGAACGCCATCAACAGCACCCAGATGCACGACCTGACCAGCCAGGACCGGGTGCTGACCACCCTGCCCATCTTCCATGTGGGCGGGCTGAACATCCAGACCATGCCGGCGCTGCATGCCGGGGCCACCGTCACCCTGCACCGCCGCTTCGACGCCGCCACCACGCTCGCCACCCTGGTGGACGAGCGCATCACCCTGGCGGTGCTGGTCCCCACCCAGCTAGACCTGTTGCTGGCCGAGCCGGACTGGGGCAGTGCCGACCTGTCCGCCCTGCGCTGCATCACCACCGGCTCGACCATCATCCCCGCCGGGCTGGTGCGCACCATCCAGGCGCGCGGCATTCCGGTGATCCAGATCTTCGGCTCGACCGAGACCGGCCCGGTGGCGGTGTTCCAGCGTGTCGCCGACAGCGGCAGGGTCGGCGTCGCCGGTCACTGCGCCGTCCATTGCGAGATGCGGCTGGTGGACGGCGAAGGCAACGACGTGCCGTCCGGCCGGTCGGGCGAGGTGCTGATCAAGGGCCGCAACATCATGATCGGCTACTGGCGCGACGAGGCGGCCACCCGCGCGGCGCTGAAGGACGGCTGGTTCGCCACCGGCGATATCGGCCACCTGGACGACAACGGCTTCCTGATCATCGACGACCGCAAGAAGGAAATGATCATCTCGGGCGGCGAGAACATCTTCCCCGCCGCCCTGGAAGCCATCCTGGCCGAATGCCCCGACATCGAGGAGGCCGCCGTGGTCGGCCGTCCCGACGAGCGCTGGGGTGAAATTCCGGTGGCCGTGGTGGTGCCCCGGCCGGGTACCCGCCTGACCGAGGAGGGGGTCATGGCCCTCTTCCGCGACAAGGTGGCCCGCTACAAGCACCCGCGCGCCGTGATCTTCACCGACCATTTGCCCCGCACCAGCATCGGCAAGCTGGTCAAGGCCGACATCCGCAAGCTGGCGCGGCAGACGCCGCCCTCCTCCACCTAA
- a CDS encoding thiolase family protein, with amino-acid sequence MAYLAEIPYGCYWSTPFAKWMGSLARLHSIEFAAHVAKAELARRDIPAAMFDFGVLGTSVPQKHCFYGAPWLMGMIGAPQAGGPAVSQACATGVRCLLTAATEIQAGLATVALSATCDRTSNGPHLYYPDPGGAGGTGTAEDWVMQNFSYDPFTAKSMLTTAENVAARYKIDTGRQHEVVLLREAQYAAALADDCAFLKRFMTLPFQVPTPNFRKTASVMAADEGVTRSTPEGLAALKPVMEGGTVTFGAQTHPADGNACLIVATPGKARELSRDPKIRVRLKGFGLERVEPAFMPRATVPAAKRALEQAGIGIDKVKAVKLHNPFTVNDIVFAEETGTKVADLNNYGSSLVWGHPQAPMGTRGVIELIEELVIRGGGYGLFSGCAAGDTAMAVVILVDERPA; translated from the coding sequence ATGGCCTATCTCGCCGAGATTCCCTACGGCTGTTACTGGTCCACCCCCTTCGCCAAGTGGATGGGCAGTCTGGCACGCCTCCATTCCATCGAATTCGCCGCCCACGTCGCCAAGGCCGAGCTGGCCCGGCGCGACATTCCGGCCGCCATGTTCGATTTCGGGGTGCTGGGCACCTCGGTGCCGCAGAAGCACTGCTTTTACGGCGCGCCCTGGCTGATGGGCATGATCGGCGCGCCCCAGGCCGGCGGCCCCGCCGTGTCACAGGCCTGCGCCACCGGCGTGCGCTGCCTGCTGACGGCGGCGACGGAGATTCAGGCCGGTCTGGCCACCGTGGCCCTGTCGGCCACCTGCGACCGCACCTCCAACGGGCCGCACCTCTATTACCCCGATCCCGGCGGAGCCGGCGGCACCGGCACCGCCGAGGATTGGGTGATGCAGAATTTCTCGTACGATCCGTTCACGGCCAAGTCCATGCTGACCACCGCCGAGAACGTCGCCGCCCGCTACAAGATCGACACCGGACGTCAGCACGAGGTGGTGCTGCTCCGCGAGGCGCAGTACGCCGCCGCCCTGGCCGACGATTGCGCCTTTCTCAAGCGCTTCATGACCCTGCCCTTCCAGGTTCCCACCCCCAATTTCCGCAAGACCGCCTCGGTCATGGCGGCCGACGAGGGCGTCACCCGCTCGACTCCGGAGGGGCTGGCGGCCCTGAAGCCGGTGATGGAGGGCGGCACCGTGACCTTCGGCGCCCAGACCCATCCGGCCGACGGCAACGCCTGCCTGATCGTCGCCACCCCCGGCAAGGCCCGGGAGCTGTCCCGCGACCCCAAGATCCGGGTGCGGCTGAAGGGCTTCGGCCTGGAAAGGGTCGAGCCCGCCTTCATGCCCCGCGCCACCGTCCCGGCGGCCAAGCGCGCCCTGGAGCAGGCCGGCATCGGCATCGACAAGGTCAAGGCGGTCAAGCTGCACAATCCCTTCACGGTCAACGACATCGTCTTTGCCGAGGAAACCGGCACCAAGGTGGCCGACCTCAACAATTACGGCTCGTCGCTGGTCTGGGGGCACCCCCAGGCGCCCATGGGAACCAGGGGCGTGATCGAGCTGATCGAGGAACTGGTGATCCGGGGCGGCGGCTATGGCCTGTTCAGCGGCTGCGCCGCCGGCGACACCGCCATGGCCGTGGTGATCCTGGTCGATGAACGTCCGGCCTGA